Proteins from a single region of Candidatus Rubrimentiphilum sp.:
- a CDS encoding TonB-dependent receptor has translation MRRIVAFLVSLAFVAGMTPVALAQSDTGEIWINVQDANSKAPIILARVLLDGPVVTSEFTGADGKVHFIAVPDGIYRARVFARGFQAVTSANFEVTNGRSVTVAVDLAQAAAPLKTIASVTSKSTATISSTSITSSSGQRKLSNDLADALGKLSGVNVNTSSNDSDATQTVSLEGQDASQTALSVNGIPLNSPGMAGNVRGINSDLFTGANVSFGPQAGGFGGGGVGFSTLQPSLSWQSAFSLSAGSNGKNNYSASESGSLGKLGIAVTHTFRATPSLLDGMSYLDASGLFYSHNGDRNSIGNLANLRYQLTDAQTLSALWLHSSNFANMVCTQFTGPVPCGYGPDNTNNTTFDLYSLTDAALIGDTQVSASFFGNRSTSINDLLNRFVNGVASPTGTTSTNFSNGFSLSATLPAKERHTISFSGNAYSSRSTFTPLVPQAAQFIFSAPPTSYWQFSINDSIRSNTKLRFNDSIGISHSSNAPSSLLLGLSTTWQPTTSDTYAFNYNIGGQGARFGRQGILTDPAQLRIDCNGAVAYGGAPGDQSSSSSSTSARLSYTHKMNGGQISAQVYRQVQNGVLFPVDVNGTALTNSGIFPPNYFTIAQNTYVNSCGVPVGTPFGPQNTYFSTPIAGVQRVYEGFHLNGYFTFGSLVVQPFYDTQVATANSNDPRFTNPYAITISGAQLPNVPLHRAGLLLDYKPPRSVFEYLVNANYTGSNNSQNLPAYTTVDAGLNWLTSRGAVTFAASNIFNTYGGIFATSQGAVPYVTANGNIIPTVARPNTPRQYSVSYAVRFGQNVPQTTSNTPSLAQQIGGEGEGGGGGLRIVGGNSQQAAAFRQMLQLPTSPPSNPFALNTLGACNPDSAKVIQPVLDALKTYTAQIEASKTSAGYPVSGPAAPALPGVTVQYHGLGSTYAVTVSTTKTALMRPVFGCLTFHIANQEAAQQRNLYVDPGAGSMFARPTLTFMPAVGLYVSPRPPAAGQETIRTYKLPTAAPKTPFAYNPKSPTCTADLRSAAQSALSELQAHFTKGTATPDWTITAHTAKNGTWYSLQPEDLTSAAALVGCGHVSSGVRDDLTKLGWDGGPPPSLSYTPDLGLYIVTGGFQFRQNGNGGTPNPNATRRPGGRDGGGGFGGGFIFQTLDGGRQGQASPSPAPSPAASASPAPAATPH, from the coding sequence ATGCGACGCATTGTGGCCTTTCTTGTATCGCTGGCGTTTGTCGCCGGCATGACCCCGGTTGCGCTGGCGCAGTCCGACACGGGCGAGATTTGGATTAACGTTCAGGACGCCAATTCGAAGGCGCCGATTATTCTGGCGCGCGTGCTGCTGGACGGGCCGGTGGTCACGAGCGAATTCACGGGCGCTGACGGCAAGGTCCACTTCATCGCCGTTCCGGACGGCATCTACCGGGCGCGCGTCTTTGCGCGCGGCTTCCAAGCAGTCACATCGGCAAATTTTGAAGTCACCAACGGCCGCTCGGTAACTGTCGCGGTGGACTTAGCACAAGCCGCGGCGCCGCTCAAGACGATCGCGTCGGTAACCTCCAAGTCCACGGCCACGATTTCTTCGACGTCGATCACCAGCAGCAGCGGACAGCGTAAACTCTCCAACGACTTGGCGGATGCGCTCGGCAAACTTTCGGGCGTGAACGTTAACACGTCCAGCAACGACAGCGACGCGACGCAGACCGTCTCGCTGGAGGGTCAAGACGCCAGCCAGACCGCGCTTTCGGTCAACGGTATTCCGCTGAACTCGCCCGGCATGGCCGGCAACGTGCGCGGCATCAACTCGGATCTTTTCACCGGCGCGAACGTGTCGTTCGGTCCGCAAGCCGGCGGTTTCGGCGGCGGCGGCGTCGGCTTCAGCACGTTGCAGCCTTCGCTCTCCTGGCAAAGCGCGTTTTCGCTTTCGGCCGGCAGCAACGGCAAGAACAACTATTCCGCCTCGGAGAGCGGTTCGCTCGGCAAACTGGGCATCGCGGTCACGCATACGTTCCGCGCGACGCCGAGCCTGCTCGACGGCATGTCGTATCTGGACGCGAGCGGCCTATTCTACAGTCACAACGGCGACCGCAACTCGATTGGCAACCTGGCGAACCTACGTTATCAACTCACCGACGCGCAGACGCTCAGCGCCCTCTGGCTGCACTCGTCCAATTTCGCCAACATGGTCTGCACGCAGTTCACGGGACCCGTGCCGTGCGGCTACGGCCCCGATAACACCAACAACACGACGTTCGACCTGTATTCGCTGACGGACGCGGCGCTGATCGGCGATACGCAAGTCTCGGCGTCATTCTTCGGCAACCGCTCGACCTCGATCAACGACCTGCTGAACCGCTTCGTGAACGGCGTTGCTTCACCGACCGGAACGACGTCCACCAACTTTTCGAACGGATTCTCGCTGAGCGCGACGCTGCCGGCCAAAGAGCGCCACACCATCTCGTTCAGCGGCAACGCGTACAGCAGCAGAAGCACCTTCACGCCGCTGGTCCCGCAGGCCGCGCAATTCATCTTTTCGGCGCCGCCCACGAGCTATTGGCAGTTTTCGATCAACGATTCGATCCGTTCGAATACGAAGCTGCGTTTCAACGATTCAATCGGCATCAGCCACTCGAGCAACGCGCCGTCCTCGCTGCTCTTGGGTCTCAGCACCACCTGGCAGCCGACGACCAGCGATACGTACGCTTTTAACTACAACATCGGCGGCCAAGGCGCGCGCTTCGGGCGGCAAGGCATCTTGACGGATCCGGCGCAGCTGCGCATCGACTGCAACGGCGCGGTCGCCTACGGCGGCGCACCCGGCGACCAGAGTTCGTCCAGCTCGTCCACATCGGCGCGCCTGAGCTACACGCACAAAATGAACGGCGGCCAAATCAGCGCGCAAGTGTACCGCCAGGTGCAAAACGGCGTGCTGTTCCCGGTCGACGTCAACGGGACCGCGCTGACGAACAGCGGAATTTTCCCGCCGAATTATTTCACGATTGCGCAAAATACGTACGTGAACTCGTGCGGCGTGCCGGTCGGCACTCCGTTCGGTCCGCAGAACACGTATTTCTCGACGCCGATCGCCGGCGTGCAGCGCGTCTACGAAGGCTTCCACCTCAACGGCTACTTCACGTTCGGAAGTCTGGTCGTGCAGCCGTTCTACGACACGCAAGTCGCGACGGCCAACAGCAACGATCCGCGCTTCACCAATCCATATGCGATCACGATCTCCGGCGCGCAACTGCCGAACGTACCGCTGCACCGGGCCGGGCTCCTGCTCGATTACAAGCCGCCGCGCTCGGTCTTTGAGTACCTGGTCAACGCGAATTACACCGGGAGCAACAACTCGCAGAACTTGCCGGCCTATACGACGGTGGACGCAGGCCTGAATTGGCTGACGTCACGCGGCGCCGTGACCTTCGCAGCGAGCAACATCTTTAACACGTACGGCGGCATCTTCGCGACGTCGCAAGGCGCCGTGCCGTACGTGACCGCCAACGGCAACATTATTCCGACGGTTGCGCGGCCCAATACGCCGCGGCAATACTCGGTCAGCTATGCCGTGCGCTTCGGACAGAACGTTCCGCAAACCACCAGTAACACGCCGAGCCTCGCCCAGCAGATCGGCGGCGAGGGAGAAGGCGGCGGAGGCGGCCTGCGGATCGTAGGCGGCAATTCGCAGCAGGCAGCGGCATTCCGCCAGATGCTGCAGTTGCCGACGAGTCCGCCGAGCAATCCGTTTGCGCTGAACACATTGGGAGCGTGCAATCCGGATTCGGCGAAAGTTATTCAGCCGGTGCTGGACGCGCTCAAAACGTACACCGCGCAAATCGAAGCGTCAAAAACGTCCGCAGGTTATCCGGTGAGCGGACCGGCAGCACCCGCACTCCCCGGTGTTACCGTGCAATATCACGGCCTGGGATCGACGTATGCGGTTACGGTTTCAACGACCAAGACGGCGCTTATGCGCCCGGTCTTCGGCTGCCTGACCTTCCATATTGCGAATCAGGAAGCTGCGCAACAACGCAATCTCTATGTCGATCCGGGCGCTGGCAGCATGTTCGCGCGGCCGACGCTGACCTTCATGCCGGCTGTCGGTCTGTACGTTTCGCCGAGACCTCCGGCGGCGGGACAGGAAACGATTCGCACGTACAAACTGCCGACGGCCGCGCCGAAGACTCCGTTCGCGTACAATCCGAAGAGCCCGACGTGCACGGCGGATCTGCGCAGCGCAGCGCAAAGCGCGCTGAGTGAATTGCAGGCGCACTTTACCAAGGGCACCGCGACGCCGGATTGGACCATCACCGCGCACACGGCCAAGAACGGCACGTGGTACTCATTGCAGCCGGAAGACTTAACGTCGGCGGCCGCGTTGGTCGGCTGCGGTCATGTAAGTTCGGGCGTACGCGACGATCTGACAAAGCTCGGCTGGGATGGCGGACCGCCGCCCTCGCTGAGCTACACGCCGGACCTCGGGTTGTACATCGTCACCGGCGGCTTCCAGTTCCGCCAAAACGGTAACGGCGGAACGCCCAACCCCAACGCCACGCGTCGTCCTGGCGGCCGCGATGGCGGCGGCGGTTTCGGCGGCGGCTTTATCTTCCAGACGTTAGACGGAGGGCGGCAAGGGCAAGCGTCCCCGAGTCCGGCACCGTCACCCGCAGCCAGCGCATCACCGGCCCCGGCGGCAACTCCGCACTAG
- a CDS encoding LuxR C-terminal-related transcriptional regulator, which produces MQFTVQVDHCTLLGFARGLSEAFSSGLPELISTVSSAHQSSASSPEPGKEMAVWMATHLKGFNGVIAIDDFHRCSDDLEVSRFVAHMISQTKSCARWIIATRSSLDLPVATWLAYGDVDSIVDESDLAFRDDEVCELASRAGVSEKRLESIMRATAGWPVALGFALRSSQLIPDSASIATATREMLFQYLAEQVYDDLTVSERAILHLASYLPAIDTSVLEAAGCENCEPILETVRKRATFLALERPGLYSFHELFRDFLCRQLEVTDPRRARELQLEAAKALERIGNVVAALRLYAAAHSGEDVLRLLRSRGFDLVDHSHSDTVEAAIRRLPENVRRSDATVLGLRAQREADAGRFDRAQVLFEKAVHNAPEPLSAATFSIRLAISVLNQGRPLAEILEPFMHTQCTSVRAEILGLLSADYALRGHPDEAAVAINEAELLSRNLEDDAITAKIALRIAVAGMNIGLPISRVRNSALTAAELAESAGLIVVAGRAFAVLATACLFLENDLTEYIHYGRKALDCAMQSGDRFSLETALFMLACAETQAGGEAELRELIDRLAEIRHPTSGRDRVLHLLRATLFAWGGDMENADRLMDLFGSGGYSYYDFDQAADRAVHAMYSLAAGSPSKARSISTEGARRLKAVRPAHAYAKSQAEIADVLFALVHVLSERKSSGRRALTRVLARPCHIATGILGKTVQSIAQVDDVSAWEQVAALGLRELEEHGLSGLAKSVRWCIKLTAARILERSPAGCALTASELAVMRALDLGQSTKEVAAATGRSFYTVRTLVQRATAKLGCSGRQQALALLRRRGFLSESDA; this is translated from the coding sequence GTGCAATTCACCGTCCAGGTCGACCACTGTACCTTGCTCGGCTTCGCCCGCGGCCTTTCAGAAGCGTTTTCATCAGGGTTGCCGGAGCTCATCAGCACCGTTTCGTCAGCGCACCAGAGCAGCGCGTCTTCCCCCGAACCAGGTAAAGAAATGGCCGTGTGGATGGCCACGCACCTCAAAGGATTTAACGGCGTTATTGCGATCGATGATTTCCACCGCTGTAGCGACGACTTAGAGGTCTCTCGATTTGTTGCACACATGATTTCCCAAACCAAATCATGCGCACGATGGATAATTGCGACGCGATCGTCGCTGGATCTACCGGTGGCGACCTGGCTGGCTTACGGTGATGTTGATTCCATCGTCGATGAGTCCGATTTAGCGTTTCGCGACGACGAAGTCTGCGAACTTGCCTCACGTGCAGGTGTTTCAGAGAAACGGCTTGAGAGCATCATGCGAGCGACTGCCGGCTGGCCGGTCGCCTTGGGTTTCGCTCTACGCTCTTCGCAACTGATTCCCGATTCCGCGAGTATCGCGACTGCGACTCGAGAGATGCTGTTCCAGTATTTAGCCGAGCAAGTCTACGATGACCTGACCGTGAGCGAACGCGCCATCCTGCACCTCGCATCCTACCTTCCTGCGATCGACACGTCTGTCTTAGAAGCTGCCGGTTGTGAGAATTGTGAACCCATTCTCGAAACAGTACGAAAGCGAGCCACATTTCTGGCTCTCGAGCGTCCGGGGCTTTACTCGTTCCACGAGCTCTTTCGTGATTTTCTATGCCGGCAGCTGGAGGTTACCGATCCGCGGCGGGCGCGCGAGTTGCAACTAGAAGCCGCAAAAGCACTCGAGCGCATCGGCAACGTCGTCGCCGCGCTCCGATTATATGCGGCAGCGCATTCGGGCGAGGATGTCCTCCGTCTGTTACGCTCGCGAGGTTTCGACCTGGTTGATCACTCTCATAGCGACACTGTGGAGGCCGCTATTCGCAGGCTACCCGAAAATGTGCGGAGGTCAGATGCGACCGTTCTCGGTTTGCGGGCACAGCGCGAGGCAGATGCTGGACGCTTTGATCGAGCGCAGGTCCTTTTTGAAAAAGCAGTGCATAACGCGCCGGAACCGCTATCAGCGGCTACTTTCTCTATCCGTCTGGCGATAAGCGTATTAAACCAGGGCCGTCCCCTTGCAGAGATCCTGGAGCCGTTTATGCATACACAATGCACGTCAGTTAGGGCTGAAATACTGGGGCTTCTTTCGGCCGATTATGCCCTTCGGGGACATCCGGATGAGGCGGCGGTAGCTATCAACGAGGCCGAACTGCTGAGCCGGAATCTAGAAGACGACGCTATCACTGCAAAGATTGCTCTAAGGATCGCCGTGGCGGGGATGAACATAGGGCTTCCAATTTCACGCGTTCGCAACTCTGCGCTCACAGCAGCTGAGTTGGCAGAAAGCGCGGGATTGATTGTCGTGGCTGGACGCGCATTTGCAGTACTTGCAACAGCGTGCCTGTTCTTGGAGAACGACCTAACCGAGTACATTCACTATGGTCGAAAGGCCCTGGATTGCGCGATGCAAAGCGGAGATCGATTCAGCCTTGAGACTGCTTTGTTTATGCTGGCTTGCGCAGAAACGCAAGCTGGCGGCGAGGCAGAGTTGCGGGAGCTCATTGATAGACTTGCTGAGATCAGGCATCCTACCTCCGGCCGCGATCGAGTCCTCCATTTGCTGCGCGCAACGCTTTTCGCCTGGGGCGGCGACATGGAGAACGCCGATCGTCTAATGGATTTGTTTGGCAGCGGTGGTTACAGCTACTATGATTTCGATCAAGCGGCCGATCGAGCAGTGCACGCAATGTACAGCCTTGCGGCCGGCAGCCCCTCAAAGGCGCGGTCAATTTCGACGGAAGGAGCAAGGAGGCTGAAGGCCGTGCGACCAGCCCATGCGTATGCGAAGAGTCAGGCCGAGATTGCCGACGTGCTGTTTGCCTTAGTGCACGTCCTATCTGAGCGCAAAAGCTCCGGCCGCCGAGCCTTGACTAGGGTCTTGGCGAGACCGTGCCATATAGCGACAGGTATACTTGGAAAAACCGTCCAGTCTATTGCTCAAGTAGATGATGTCAGCGCGTGGGAACAAGTGGCCGCTCTCGGGTTAAGAGAGCTTGAAGAGCACGGCTTGAGCGGGCTGGCAAAAAGCGTTCGTTGGTGCATAAAACTGACCGCCGCTCGGATACTAGAGCGCTCCCCGGCGGGTTGCGCGCTAACGGCCTCTGAACTTGCCGTGATGCGGGCGCTTGATCTGGGGCAAAGCACAAAAGAAGTTGCCGCCGCTACGGGTCGCAGTTTCTATACCGTAAGGACTCTTGTTCAAAGAGCGACCGCGAAGCTCGGTTGCAGCGGTCGACAACAGGCTCTCGCCCTGCTTCGTCGCCGCGGCTTTTTGTCCGAATCTGACGCGTAA
- a CDS encoding HAMP domain-containing sensor histidine kinase: protein MNRSLSSRLAALYTLLLGITVVLVIVASSIALVYELNRFSRDIIIAKHDEARTLAEQYKLQGVSLDKAAADIARELSGIGLQVTVFNTKGKYLAGDKTLRPPLLAKVVQGRIELIQPPGSTRGNTIFGPFPLPIPTGRHGHNRTTTMTTFIARGPDSGDRRLGISEPRFLIGVDGGYIAFMPSPWVIFANLEPYWLIIVSIGIVAILLSWFIGRVFSRQALAPLTEVTGSLQALAGGDYTQRRFATAGGDEIAQLTEAYNDAAANVASAMDERKNTEARMRQFVADAGHELRTPLTVIAGYIDVLRRGAIEEPKVARQILGTMVLEKEHMRGLIDRLMRLARMDAEAPPQPMPINVRELLRDQCEATRRLDESRQIDYSVEGVDEIFADRAELGEALWNIIENALKYAPDAPIHLRAVGEEDHVLITVRDEGPGMTEGERLHAFERFYRGDARGSMPGTGLGLAIAKRAVDRAGGTITIDSAPGHGTTVTIRLPQVFPKPGMVKES from the coding sequence ATGAACCGTTCGCTGTCGTCGCGGCTGGCCGCGCTCTACACGCTGTTGCTCGGCATCACCGTTGTGCTGGTGATTGTCGCTTCCTCAATTGCGCTGGTCTACGAGCTGAACCGCTTTAGCCGCGATATCATCATCGCCAAGCACGACGAAGCGCGCACGCTGGCCGAACAGTACAAACTGCAAGGCGTTTCGTTGGACAAAGCGGCGGCGGACATCGCGCGCGAGTTGAGCGGCATCGGTTTGCAAGTCACGGTGTTTAATACGAAGGGCAAGTATTTGGCCGGCGATAAAACGCTGCGGCCGCCGCTGCTGGCCAAGGTCGTGCAAGGCCGCATCGAGCTCATCCAGCCGCCCGGATCAACGCGCGGAAACACCATCTTCGGACCCTTTCCGCTTCCGATCCCGACCGGTAGGCATGGTCACAATCGCACTACCACCATGACCACCTTCATCGCGCGCGGTCCCGATTCGGGCGATCGCCGTTTGGGCATCTCCGAACCGCGGTTTCTTATCGGCGTGGATGGCGGCTACATCGCCTTCATGCCTTCGCCGTGGGTTATCTTTGCGAACCTGGAGCCGTACTGGCTGATCATCGTCTCGATCGGCATCGTGGCGATCCTCCTCTCGTGGTTCATCGGGCGCGTTTTTTCGCGCCAGGCGCTGGCGCCGCTCACGGAAGTTACGGGCTCGCTGCAAGCGCTGGCGGGCGGTGACTATACGCAACGCCGTTTTGCAACAGCCGGCGGCGATGAGATCGCGCAGCTCACCGAAGCCTACAACGACGCGGCCGCCAACGTCGCCTCGGCCATGGACGAACGCAAGAACACCGAAGCGCGCATGCGCCAATTCGTTGCCGACGCGGGTCACGAGCTGCGCACGCCGCTGACGGTTATCGCGGGCTACATCGACGTGCTGCGCCGCGGCGCGATCGAAGAGCCGAAGGTGGCCCGGCAAATTCTCGGCACGATGGTGCTCGAGAAGGAGCACATGCGCGGCCTAATCGACCGCCTGATGCGCCTGGCGCGCATGGACGCCGAAGCGCCCCCGCAGCCGATGCCGATTAACGTGCGCGAGTTGCTGCGCGATCAGTGCGAGGCGACGCGCCGCCTGGACGAGTCGCGCCAGATCGACTATAGCGTGGAGGGCGTGGACGAAATCTTCGCCGACCGCGCCGAGCTGGGCGAAGCGCTCTGGAACATCATCGAAAACGCGCTGAAGTATGCGCCCGACGCGCCGATCCATCTGCGCGCCGTCGGAGAAGAAGATCACGTGTTGATCACCGTACGCGACGAGGGACCGGGCATGACCGAGGGCGAGCGGCTGCACGCCTTCGAGCGGTTCTACCGCGGCGACGCGCGCGGCTCGATGCCGGGCACGGGCTTGGGGCTGGCGATTGCCAAGCGGGCCGTCGATCGCGCCGGGGGCACCATTACTATTGATAGCGCGCCCGGGCACGGCACCACGGTAACCATCCGTCTTCCTCAGGTGTTTCCCAAGCCAGGTATGGTAAAAGAATCGTGA
- a CDS encoding response regulator transcription factor has product MPDMQPSRVAVVDDDRFVREMLELGLSREGFIVKTASDGSAALQLVREWDPEAIVLDVMMPKIDGLALLPKLREITQCPILMLTAKGETADKVASLGAGADDYLVKPFIFEELIARLQAKLRRPQLIEEQVVRWHEVAINPATREAWRGRESLDLTQREFDLLSVFMREPRRVFSKDHLLELVWGHDFEGGPNIVETYISYLRAKIDRPDDGSFFRTVRGVGYGLSQ; this is encoded by the coding sequence ATGCCCGATATGCAACCCTCCCGCGTGGCGGTGGTCGACGACGACCGCTTCGTCCGCGAGATGCTCGAACTCGGCCTCTCGCGCGAAGGCTTCATCGTCAAGACCGCCTCCGACGGTTCGGCGGCGCTGCAACTCGTGCGCGAATGGGATCCCGAGGCGATCGTGCTCGACGTCATGATGCCGAAGATCGATGGCCTCGCGCTCTTGCCCAAGTTGCGCGAGATCACGCAGTGCCCGATCCTGATGCTCACCGCCAAAGGCGAGACCGCTGACAAAGTGGCGAGCCTGGGCGCCGGCGCCGACGACTACTTGGTCAAGCCGTTCATCTTTGAAGAACTCATCGCGCGCTTGCAAGCCAAGTTGCGCCGGCCGCAGCTGATTGAGGAACAAGTCGTTCGCTGGCATGAGGTCGCGATCAATCCGGCCACGCGTGAAGCCTGGCGCGGACGCGAGAGCCTGGACTTAACGCAACGCGAGTTCGATCTGCTCTCCGTCTTCATGCGCGAGCCGCGCCGCGTCTTTAGCAAAGATCACTTGTTGGAACTGGTGTGGGGACACGACTTCGAAGGCGGCCCGAACATCGTCGAAACGTACATCTCGTATCTGCGCGCGAAAATCGATCGCCCCGACGACGGCTCGTTCTTCAGAACCGTCCGCGGCGTCGGCTACGGGTTGAGTCAATAG